From the genome of Aspergillus fumigatus Af293 chromosome 1, whole genome shotgun sequence, one region includes:
- the hsp88 gene encoding Hsp70 chaperone Hsp88, which translates to MSVVGIDFGAQSTKVGVARNKGIDIITNEVSNRSTPTLVGFGTRSRHIGEGAKTQEMSNLKNTVGNLKRLIGRSFNDPDVEIEQKYTSAAICDVNGQAGVEVSYLGKKEKFSATQLAAMYLTKIRDITSKELKLPVSDVTISVPAWFTDAQRRAMIDAGEIAGLKVLRLINDTTATALGYGITKLDLPGPEEKPRRVMFVDIGHSDYTASVVEFRKGELNVKATAYDRHFGGRDFDIALTEHFADEFKEKFKIDVRSNPKAYARTVAAAEKMKKVLSANPAAPMSIESLMEDVDVRSIVKREELETMVKPLLERVTIPIEEALAEAKLKPEDIDTIEMVGGCTRVPAIKEAISKFFGKTLSFTLNQDEAIARGCAFSCAILSPVFRVRDFSVHDIVNYPIEFTWEQSADIPDEDTSLTVFNRGNVMPSTKILTFYRKQPFDLEARYAKPDMLPGKINPWIGRFSVKGVKADANDDFMICKLKARLNLHGILNVESGYYVEDVEVEEPVDEDKMDTDAPEGEQPKKTRKVKKQVRKGDLPISTGTNSVDQTVKETWIERENAMYMEDKLIAETDEKKNELESTIYELRDKIDGVYAEFASEEEKDKLRAKLTDMEDWLYEEGEDTTKSVYVAKLDEIRFIAGPIVQRYKEKIEAERQAILKAQEEEAAKKRAEEEAKRKAEEEAKKAEETKPDEEMKDAPAEGEAAPAEGEEKQQ; encoded by the exons ATGAGTGTCGTCGGTATCGATTTCGGTGCCCAGAGCACCAAGGTTGGTGTTGCACGGAACAAGGGTATTGATATT ATCACCAATGAAGTCTCCAACAGATCCACTCC GACATTGGTCGGATTCGGCACCAGAAGCAGACACATTGGCGAGGGCGCAAAGACACAAGAAATGTCCAACCTGAAGAACACGGTTGGCAATCTCAAGCGTCTCATCGGCCGTTCATTCAACGACCCCGATGTGGAGATTGAGCAGAAGTACACCTCAGCGGCTATCTGTGATGTAAACGGTCAGGCTGGTGTTGAAGTGAGCTACCTcggcaagaaggagaagttcTCGGCGACGCAGCTGGCTGCCATGTACCTCACCAAGATCAGAGACATCACATCCAAGGAGCTGAAGCTCCCTGTCTCCGACGTCACAATCAGCGTTCCCGCTTGGTTCACAGATGCTCAGCGTCGCGCCATGATTGATGCCGGTGAGATTGCCGGTCTCAAGGTTCTGAGACTCATCAACGATACCACTGCTACCGCCCTTGGCTACGGTATCACCAAGCTTGATCTCCCCGGCCCCGAGGAGAAGCCCCGCAGAGTGATGTTTGTCGATATCGGACACAGCGACTACACTGCCTCCGTTGTCGAGTTCAGAAAGGGTGAGCTCAACGTCAAGGCTACCGCCTACGATCGTCACTTTGGTGGTCGTGATTTCGACATAGCCCTCACGGAGCACTTTGCCGATGAgttcaaggagaagttcAAGATTGACGTCCGTTCCAACCCCAAGGCGTATGCCCGTACTGTTGCCGCGgccgagaagatgaagaaggtcCTTTCCGCTAACCCTGCTGCCCCTATGAGCATCGAGTCACTCATGGAAGACGTTGATGTCCGCTCCATCGTCAAGCGCGAGGAGCTCGAAACCATGGTCAAGCCTCTGCTTGAGCGTGTCACCATCCCCATTGAAGAGGCTCTTGCTGAGGCCAAGCTCAAGCCTGAGGACATTGACACGATCGAGATGGTCGGTGGCTGCACCCGTGTCCCAGCTATCAAGGAGGCCATCTCCAAGTTCTTCGGCAAGACCCTGTCCTTCACCCTCAACCAGGACGAGGCCATTGCTCGTGGTTGCGCCTTCAGCTGtgccatcctctcccccGTCTTCCGTGTCCGTGACTTCTCCGTGCACGACATTGTCAACTACCCCATCGAGTTCACATGGGAGCAGTCGGCCGACATCCCCGACGAGGACACTAGCCTCACTGTCTTTAACCGTGGCAACGTCATGCCATCAACCAAAATCCTCACATTCTACCGCAAGCAGCCTTTCGATTTGGAGGCTCGCTACGCTAAGCCCGACATGCTTCCTGGCAAGATCAACCCTTGGATTGGCCGCTTCTCCGTCAAGGGTGTCAAGGCTGATGCCAACGACGACTTCATGATCTGCAAGCTCAAGGCTAGACTGAATCTGCACGGTATTCTGAACGTCGAGTCTGGTTACTACGTTGAGGATGTGGAGGTTGAGGAACCCGTTGACGAGGACAAGATGGACACTGATGCTCCCGAGGGCGAGCAGCCCAAGAAGACGCGCAAGGTCAAGAAGCAGGTCCGCAAGGGTGACCTGCCCATCTCCACCGGCACCAACAGTGTTGATCAGACCGTCAAGGAGACCTGGATCGAGCGTGAGAATGCTATGTACATGGAGGACAAGTTGATTGCCGAGAccgacgagaagaagaacgagcTCGAGTCGACCATCTACGAGCTTCGTGACAAGATCGACGGCGTCTATGCCGAGTTTGCcagtgaggaggagaaggacaagCTGCGTGCCAAGCTGACCGATATGGAG GACTGGCTCTacgaggagggcgaggacaCTACCAAGTCCGTCTACGTTGCcaagctggatgagatccGCTTCATCGCTGGTCCCATCGTCCAGCGgtacaaggagaagatcgaggccGAGCGCCAGGCTATCCTGAAGGcccaggaggaagaggcggcCAAGAAGCGCGCCGAAGAGGAGGCCAAGCgcaaggcggaggaagaggccaagaaggcggaggagaccaagcctgatgaggagatgaaggatgcTCCCGCAGAAGGCGAGGCGGCCCCCGCTGAgggcgaggagaagcagcagtga
- the aflT gene encoding MDR family MFS transporter — MAASASSVTDVDIENVPKEKLDVKETEKEPDFEYPALSKVVVIILGLYLAVFLVALDQTIIGVAIPKITDQFKSIEDIAWYGSAYFLTSTALQPSYGRIYKIFSVKWAFLIAVLIFEIGSLICAVAPSSTVLIVGRAIAGIGVAGIFSGAMVIISVTVPLPKRPLVFGMFGMVWGIASIAGPLLGGAFTDGVSWRWCFYINLPIGGVSLAVILFVLRLPDKNDFSGSPILERIQQLDLIGAGLLIPAIICLLLALQWGGNKYPWNNSRIIGLFVGFGVMAILFAFSQVKLADKATLPPRMFKNRSVLAATLFALFFGGAFFVLVYYLPIFFQSVKDSSAMKSGIQLLPLMLATVVSSMVMGGAVTAAGYYTPFLIGSTAIAAIGAGLVTMYEIDISTGKWIGYQIVLGAGVGAGFQIPMTAVQTVLPAEDIPIGTAAVMFFQTLGGALFIAVAQSVFQNGLISGLAKYAPTVDPTAIVKAGATEMRTVLTQLGQLDQLMNVIKAYMDGLRASYRVSLALVLVAFLASLLMEWKSVKKANNGEKKEVMVAAI, encoded by the exons ATGGCAGCGTCAGCGTCCAGCGTCACGGACGTCGACATCGAGAACGTCCCGAAGGAAAAACTGGACGTCAAAGAAACCGAGAAGGAGCCTGATTTCGAATACCCTGCTCTCTCCAaagtcgtcgtcatcatccttgGTCTGTATCTCGCTGTCTTCCTGGTAGCCCTCGACCAGACCATTATCGGAGTCGCCATCCCCAAGATCACCGATCAGTTCAAGAGTATTGAAGACATTGCCTGGTATGGCAGTGCCTACTTCCTCACATCGACTGCGCTGCAACCGTCGTACGGCCGCATCTATAAGATCTTTAGT GTCAAATGGGCCTTTTTGATAGCCGTCCTCATCTTCGAAATCGGATCGCTCATCTGCGCGGTTGCACCGTCGAGTACCGTTTTGATCGTTGGTCGAGCTATTGCGGGTATCGGTGTTGCGGGTATCTTCTCCGGAGCCATGGTCATCATCTCAGTGACTG TCCCATTGCCTAAGCGACCTCTTGTGTTTGGTATGTTTGGCATGGTCTGGGGCATTGCCTCGATTGCCGGACCCTTGCTCGGTGGTGCGTTCACCGATGGTGTTTCATGGCGCTGGTGCTTCTATATCAA TCTTCCCATCGGAGGAGTCTCGCTCGCCGTCATCCTGTTTGTCCTCCGACTCCCCGACAAGAACGACTTCTCCGGCAGTCCCATCCTCGAACGGATCCAGCAGCTGGACCTCATAGGCGCCGGTCTACTGATCCCCGCCATCATCTGCCTCTTGCTCGCCTTGCAGTGGGGAGGAAACAAGTACCCCTGGAACAATTCGCGGATCATCGGCCTGTTCGTCGGCTTCGGCGTCATGGCTATCCTCTTTGCATTCTCGCAGGTCAAGTTGGCTGACAAGGCTACCCTGCCCCCGCGCATGTTCAAGAACCGCAGCGTCCTTGCCGCCACGCTCTTTGCTCTGTTCTTCGGCGGTGCTTTCTTCGTCCTGGTCTACTACctgcccatcttcttccagagcgTCAAGGATTCCTCCGCCATGAAGTCCGGCATCCAACTCCTGCCTCTGATGCTAGCCACCGTCGTCTCCTCGATGGTTATGGGCGGCGCCGTCACCGCCGCGGGCTACTACACGCCGTTCCTGATCGGTAGCaccgccatcgccgccatcggAGCCGGTCTCGTCACCATGTACGAGATCGACATCTCCACGGGCAAGTGGATCGGCTACCAGATCGTCCTGGGCGCCGGCGTCGGTGCCGGCTTCCAGATTCCCATGACGGCCGTCCAGACTGTCCTGCCCGCAGAGGATATCCCCATCGGCACGGCGGCGGTCATGTTCTTCCAAACACTGGGCGGCGCGCTGTTCATCGCGGTGGCCCAGTCCGTTTTCCAGAACGGCCTGATCTCCGGGTTGGCCAAGTATGCCCCGACCGTTGACCCGACGGCGATTGTCAAGGCAGGCGCCACGGAGATGAGAACCGTGCTGACCCAACTGGGCCAGTTGGATCAGCTCATGAACGTGATCAAGGCCTACATGGACGGATTGCGGGCTTCATATCGTGTCAGTTTAGCGCTGGTGCTGGTCGCGTTTTTGGCCAGCTTGTTGATGGAGTGGAAGAGCGTCAAGAAAGCGAATAAtggggagaagaaggaagtcaTGGTGGCTGCTATTTAG
- a CDS encoding putative mannosylphosphate transferase (Mnn4) produces MIPRILRLIVLAIWSAEAVASPVRSSDQDHSNVNHGKILTHEPEYDPLWEKYGLNKSQEFKYFHEPGNDDILGHYDTRFFTEPVPDKERSETMTHMIRAYLNFFNERGLETWIAHGTLLGWWWNGKVLPWDWDIDTQVLDTTLLRLADQFNQTVVHYTAADSSVERSYLLDVNPWARQRERGQGLNIIDARWIDRRTGLYIDITGLSRLEPEKPSLWQDKNDHKYQTGDIYPLRKTTFEGVPAKIPFDYDSVLIKEYTQEALTSTKFHNHTWYPDLEQWVSDHDEIAKGKLNDDRQYERR; encoded by the exons ATGATCCCAAGGATTTTACGCCTCATCGTCCTTGCGATATGGTCAGCAGAGGCCGTGGCATCGCCCGTCCGTTCCTCCGACCAGGACCACAGCAATGTCAATCATGGCAAGATCCTTACTCACGAACCTGAATACGATCCCCTGTGGGAGAAGTACGGCCTAAACAAGTCGCAAGAATTTAAGTACTTTCATGAACCAGgtaatgatgatatcctggGACACTACGATACGCGCTTTTTCACAGAACCGGTTCCGGACAAAGAGCGCTCCGAGACCATGACGCATATGATTCGCGCCTATCTCAACTTCTTCAATGAGCGTGGCCTGGAGACGTGGATTGCGCATGGAACCTTACTCGGGTGGTGGTGGAATGGCAAG GTTCTACCCTGGGATTGGGACATCGACACACAAGTGCTGGATACCACCCTGCTGCGCCTGGCTGACCAGTTCAACCAAACCGTCGTCCACTACACGGCTGCCGACTCCAGCGTGGAGCGGAGCTACCTCCTGGACGTCAACCCCTGGGCTCGACAGCGCGAACGCGGCCAGGGACTCAATATTATCGATGCGCGGTGGATCGACAGGCGGACGGGTCTCTATATTGATATCACAGGACTGAGTAGGCTGGAACCGGAGAAACCCAGTCTATGGCAGGATAAAAACGACCACAAGTATCAGACAGGGGACATTTACCCCCTGCGCAAGACGACTTTTGAAGGAGTACCGGCCAAGATCCCCTTCGACTACGACTCTGTCTTAATCAAAGAATATACTCAGGAAGCGTTGACGAGCACCAAATTCCACAA CCATACATGGTATCCTGACTTGGAACAATGGGTTTCCGATCACGACGAGATCGCCAAAGGCAAGCTGAATGACGATCGTCAATATGAGAGGCGGTAA
- a CDS encoding putative zinc metalloproteinase, with translation MTDSSTPDMTLTVHHHGKPHTFTLAPDATLQDLSSTIADTLNIPIENQKILIAPKPGMQKHPFAPTPLSTLLPLTSPKFKLTLLGTPAQEIESLNAQTAETRRRLEARAAAAAKHRTRRPAPSIAGGIHTLSSAGSNTYTFHRLLPLSYLPNPSRSLEFLARLRDDPGIRAAMAKHRFSVPLLTEMDPAEHTTSESRTLGLNRNKGEVIELRLRTDAYDGYRDYRTIRKTLCHELAHCVFSEHDRDFWDLTAQIEKEVERADWKHGGRRLTDEEFYNPGDWEREKDAAVVDERGWTGGEFVLGGLRDESSGVESRREIIARAAEERMRREREREGAQGGDR, from the coding sequence ATGACGGACTCATCAACGCCAGATATGACCTTAACGGTCCACCACCATGGCAAACCACACACCTTCACCCTGGCCCCGGACGCAACACTGCAAGACCTCTCCTCCACCATCGCCGACACCCTCAACATCCCAATCGAGAACCAGAAAATCCTCATCGCCCCGAAACCAGGCATGCAGAAGCACCCCTTCGCGCCGACCCCGCTCTcaaccctcctccccctcaccTCTCCCAAATTCAAACTCACCCTCCTCGGCACCCCAGCCCAGGAAATCGAATCCCTGAACGCCCAAACAGCCGAAACCCGCCGCCGCCTTGAAGCCCgcgccgccgctgccgcaAAACACCGCACCCGGCGCCCCGCTCCCAGCATCGCAGGGGGCATCCACACCCTCTCAAGCGCCGGCAGCAACACCTACACCTTCCACCGGCTCCTCCCGCTCTCATACCTGCCCAATCCGTCGCGGTCGCTGGAGTTTCTGGCCCGCCTGCGTGACGACCCGGGCATCCGCGCCGCCATGGCAAAGCACCGCTTCTCGGTCCCGCTGctgacggagatggatccgGCCGAGCATACCACGAGCGAATCCCGCACGCTCGGTCTGAATCGGAATAAAGGCGAGGTGATCGAGCTGCGGCTGCGCACGGATGCGTACGACGGATACCGCGATTACCGGACGATTCGCAAGACGCTGTGCCATGAGCTGGCGCACTGTGTGTTTAGCGAGCATGATCGGGATTTCTGGGATTTGACGGCGCAGATCGAGAAGGAGGTGGAGCGGGCGGATTGGAAGCATGGGGGAAGGAGGTTAACGGATGAAGAGTTTTATAATCCCGGGGACTGGGAGCGGGAGAAAGATGCGGCTGTGGTGGATGAGAGGGGGTGGACGGGGGGCGAGTTTGTGCTAGGGGGGTTGAGGGATGAGAGCAGTGGTGTAGAAAGTCGACGGGAGATTATAGCTCGcgcggcggaggagaggatgcgcagagagagggagagagaaggggCACAGGGAGGTGATAGATGA
- the kat1 gene encoding putative 3-ketoacyl-CoA ketothiolase (Kat1), with protein sequence MAADRLSSLLNHLRPSGGSGVSAITQKNPDDVVITLALRTPLTKAAKGGFKDTDLDYMIYALLKEVVQKSKLDPALIEDVCLGNVNDGKAAYLVRAAALAAGIPHTAGASSVNRFCSSGLKAVQDIANQIQLGAIDVGIAVGAELMSAGGDRLPRPFNEEVLKNQEAADCMQPMGQTSENVGADFNITREMQDTYAAESFRRAEAAQKAGWFDDEIVPITTKVKDPKTGEVKTVTLTRDEGIRYGTTVEALSKIRPAFPQFGTRTTGGNASQVTDGAAAILLMRRSKAIELNQPILAKFCGATVAGVPPRVMGIGPTAAIPKLLSKFNLSKDDIDIYEINEAFASMAVYCLKNLGLDHAKVNPRGGAIALGHPLGATGARQICTILSEARRTKSKILVTSMCIGTGQGMAGLFVNEQV encoded by the exons ATGGCCGCAGATCGCCTAAGCTCACTTCTGAACCACCTTCGCCCTTCCGGGGGAAGCGGAGTCTCCGCCAT CACACAGAAGAACCCCGATGACGTTGTCATCAcccttgcgctgcggacgCCACTTACCAAGGCCGCCAAGGGCGGCTTCAAGGACACCGACCTGGACTACATGATCTACGCTCTATTGAAGGAGGTAGTGCAGAAGTCGAAGCTCGATCCTGCCCTCATCGAGGACGTCTGTCTGGGCAAT GTCAACGACGGCAAAGCGGCCTACCTCGTGCGCGCGGCCGCCCTCGCCGCCGGCATCCCCCACACAGCCGGCGCGTCGTCGGTCAACCGGTTCTGCTCCTCTGGGCTGAAGGCCGTGCAAGACATCGCGAACCAGATCCAGCTGGGCGCGATCGACGTGGGCATCGCGGTCGGCGCGGAGCTGATGTCTGCAGGCGGCGACCGGCTGCCGCGGCCGTTCAACGAGGAGGTGCTCAAGAACCAGGAAGCGGCGGACTGCATGCAGCCGATGGGCCAGACGTCGGAGAACGTGGGCGCGGACTTCAACATCACGCGCGAGATGCAGGATACGTACGCGGCGGAGTCGTTCCGGCGGGCCGAGGCGGCGCAGAAGGCGGGCTGGTTCGATGATGAGATCGTCCCCATCACGACTAAGGTGAAGGATCCCAAGACTGGAGAGGTCAAGACTGTGACCCTTACCCGCGACGAGGGCATTCGGTATGGTACCACTGTTGAAGCGCTGAGCAAGATCCGGCCTGCGTTCCCGCAGTTTGGAACCCGGACGACGGGCGGTAATGCCAGTCAGGTTACTGATGGAG CTGCTGCTATCCTACTCATGCGCCGCTCCAAGGCCATCGAGCTCAACCAGCCCATCCTGGCCAAGTTCTGCGGCGCGACTGTCGCCGGTGTGCCGCCGCGCGTGATGGGCATCGGTCCCACCGCGGCGATCCCCAAGTTGCTGTCCAAGTTCAACCTCAGCAAGGACGACATTGACATCTACGAGATCAACGAGGCCTTTGCCTCGATGGCTGTGTACTGCCTGAAGAACCTCGGCCTGGACCATGCCAAGGTCAACCCGCGCGGTGGTGCGATTGCGCTCGGCCACCCGTTGGGCGCGACGGGTGCCCGTCAGATCTGCACAATTCTCAGCGAAGCGCGGCGGACGAAGAGCAAGATCCTGGTTACGAGTATGTGCATCGGCACTGGCCAGGGAATGGCTGGTTTGTTTGTGAACGAGCAGGTTTAA